One genomic segment of Aquipluma nitroreducens includes these proteins:
- a CDS encoding HpcH/HpaI aldolase/citrate lyase family protein, with protein sequence MTKIFKKRRSMLYIPGNNPAMIQQGGVYGADSILLDLEDAVALNQKDAARILVRNMINVIDFYDSEVCVRVNHLSTPFGLADLEAIVPLQPSAIRYPKTESGEEVAELLKIIEQIEDRHGLPHTKMTLHAMIETAMGVQNVFDIASKFDRVDAITIGGQDLTADMNIVYTPDGAGIDFARKRIVMAAKASHIDVIDTVFPDVNDEDGLRRETEYAKRIGFTGKAVINPRQIEIIHDVYTPTDEEVRKAYRIVKEFKINSAAGIGVFAIDGKMIDAPIVTRAEYILRLANVTVG encoded by the coding sequence ATGACAAAAATATTTAAAAAGCGTCGGTCAATGCTTTACATTCCGGGCAACAACCCGGCGATGATTCAGCAAGGAGGAGTTTATGGAGCCGACAGCATTTTGCTCGATCTGGAAGATGCAGTTGCGCTGAATCAAAAGGATGCTGCCCGAATTTTGGTTCGAAATATGATTAATGTAATCGATTTTTACGATTCCGAAGTTTGTGTCCGGGTGAATCATTTGAGTACGCCTTTTGGTCTGGCCGATCTCGAAGCCATTGTCCCGTTGCAGCCTTCAGCCATTCGTTATCCGAAAACTGAATCGGGCGAAGAAGTGGCTGAATTGTTGAAAATCATTGAGCAGATTGAGGATCGACATGGACTTCCGCATACAAAAATGACACTTCATGCCATGATCGAGACTGCAATGGGAGTTCAGAATGTATTTGATATTGCCAGTAAATTCGATCGGGTGGATGCCATTACCATTGGTGGACAAGATTTGACTGCCGACATGAATATCGTTTATACTCCCGATGGCGCCGGAATCGATTTTGCCCGGAAACGGATTGTTATGGCCGCCAAGGCCAGTCACATCGATGTGATTGATACCGTTTTCCCTGATGTAAACGATGAAGATGGTTTACGGAGAGAGACTGAATACGCCAAAAGGATTGGATTTACAGGTAAGGCCGTGATTAATCCACGACAAATTGAAATCATCCACGACGTTTACACGCCAACTGATGAGGAAGTCAGAAAAGCTTATCGCATCGTTAAAGAATTTAAGATAAACAGTGCCGCAGGTATAGGCGTTTTTGCCATCGACGGAAAGATGATCGATGCGCCAATCGTTACCCGCGCCGAGTATATCCTGAGACTGGCAAATGTGACGGTGGGATAA
- the citF gene encoding citrate lyase subunit alpha: MLNSLGREIPEYIEGIGKLEPFQGALTKLSKGWMDEPTIPAPNKAYLPHQSKLCNSLEEAILRSNPHNGMTVSFHHHLRNGDILLVQTLTILHNMGIRDITLASSSLNECHDPILPYLEDGTVTRIYSSGIRSQLGRAIALGVLDIPVVIHSHGGRVRSIHTGKIQIDLTVIAASAADCEGNATGSHGKSAFGSIGYAVIDARYAKQVIVVTDNLVNFPCIPLSISQNFVDQVVVVDSIGDASKIATGTTRITNSPMDLRIAKLAADVIEHSGFFEPGFAFQVGAGGASLAVAKFIREKMKTKAIKGSFMLGGITSYCVDMLNDGLFETIFDVQSFDATVSNSLLNNRRHIEIPAALYANPFNCGCITNKIDVVVLGALEIDVDFNVNVITGSEGNVRGASGGHSDTASGANLTVVVCPSFRGRIPIIKKRVHTIVTPGESIHVLVTERGICVNPAFPELEANLKRAGLNIKDIHDLEIEVDKITGIPAPLEYTDKIVGIVEYRDGTIIDVIHQLKEK; this comes from the coding sequence ATGCTAAATAGTTTAGGCAGAGAAATTCCTGAATACATTGAGGGAATTGGGAAATTAGAACCTTTTCAGGGGGCACTCACAAAACTGAGCAAAGGTTGGATGGACGAACCTACCATTCCTGCACCCAATAAGGCATATCTGCCACATCAAAGCAAATTGTGCAATTCGCTCGAAGAAGCTATCCTGCGCAGCAATCCGCACAATGGAATGACTGTTTCGTTTCATCATCACTTGCGGAACGGCGATATCTTGCTTGTTCAAACGCTTACTATTCTTCACAATATGGGAATCCGCGACATTACGCTGGCTTCCTCTTCGCTCAACGAATGTCACGACCCGATTCTTCCTTATCTGGAAGATGGGACGGTTACACGCATTTATTCATCGGGTATCCGAAGCCAGTTGGGACGCGCGATAGCCTTGGGAGTACTCGATATTCCGGTGGTTATCCATTCACACGGAGGTCGTGTTCGCAGCATTCATACTGGAAAGATTCAGATTGACCTGACCGTTATAGCGGCCTCGGCCGCCGACTGCGAGGGAAATGCAACAGGTTCTCATGGGAAATCGGCATTTGGATCAATCGGTTATGCTGTTATTGATGCCCGGTATGCCAAACAGGTCATAGTGGTTACCGACAATCTGGTCAATTTCCCATGTATTCCACTCTCAATTTCTCAAAATTTTGTGGACCAGGTTGTGGTGGTTGACTCGATTGGCGACGCCTCGAAAATTGCAACCGGAACAACGCGTATCACCAATTCGCCAATGGATCTTCGGATAGCTAAGCTGGCTGCTGATGTAATCGAACATTCTGGATTTTTTGAGCCCGGATTTGCTTTTCAGGTTGGAGCTGGTGGTGCATCACTTGCTGTAGCGAAGTTCATTCGCGAAAAGATGAAGACTAAAGCCATCAAAGGAAGCTTTATGCTCGGTGGTATTACTTCGTATTGCGTAGATATGTTGAATGACGGGCTTTTCGAGACGATCTTCGATGTTCAGTCGTTCGATGCAACCGTTAGTAATTCGCTCCTGAATAACCGTCGGCACATTGAAATCCCGGCTGCACTTTACGCCAATCCGTTCAACTGCGGCTGTATCACCAATAAAATTGATGTGGTTGTTCTCGGTGCGCTTGAAATCGACGTTGATTTTAACGTGAACGTCATAACCGGTTCCGAAGGCAATGTGCGCGGTGCATCAGGTGGTCATTCCGATACAGCATCAGGAGCAAACCTAACCGTAGTGGTTTGTCCTTCGTTTCGCGGCCGTATCCCAATCATAAAAAAACGTGTTCATACTATTGTAACTCCCGGAGAGTCGATTCACGTGTTGGTCACTGAACGTGGAATCTGCGTAAATCCGGCATTCCCTGAACTGGAAGCAAATCTCAAAAGGGCAGGGTTGAACATTAAAGATATTCACGACCTTGAAATTGAGGTTGACAAAATAACCGGAATTCCGGCGCCACTCGAATATACTGACAAGATTGTGGGAATTGTTGAGTACCGCGATGGAACCATTATCGATGTGATTCATCAGTTGAAAGAGAAATAA
- a CDS encoding GH92 family glycosyl hydrolase: MTKFISIIAAAVLFLSACTTQTQKTVQEDRLTDFVDPFIGTGFHGHTCPGAAYPFGQIQLSPDNGTQGWDWCSGYHYSDSIVAGFSHLHLSGTGIGDLADISFLPVTSEVTFQKNEKNADFVTRYAGKYSHSQETAKPGYYAVTLKNNGVKAEFTVTERAGLHRYSFPEGGENNLIINLGFAINWDKPYQTSLKVVDDKLVTGVRLSNGWAKDQHVYFAVRFSSPITKSVIENVGGEAGAVGVFSFGEKQVLAKVGISSVSVENAIANLDGSLAGWDFEATAKAASDAWEKELAKIKIQSNDKDQKTIFYTSLYHTMVAPALFSDSNGEFKGINGDTQKASGYNRYTVFSLWDTYRALHPLFTLTQQARVNDMVKTMLDHYKQTGVLPVWELEGNETWCMVANHSISVIAEAILKGIGDFDYQLAFEAMKATSMADRDGMGYHDKLGYIPADKIQQSVAKAEEVCVDDWAVAAVAQKLGKTEDAAYFAKRALNYKNYFDKETGFMRGKLSNGQWTTPFDPAFSKHEGSDYTEGNAWQYLWLAPQDVNGLIELLGGKDAFADKLDQLFVVAEGVKGAEASPDISGLIGSYAHGNEPGHHTTFLFNYAGRAWRTQELNRQIQETMYTTKPDGLCGNEDCGQMSAWYVFSAMGFYPVNPSELKYQFGSPIVQEAKLEVASGKFFTMKAPLASKENKYIQEVKLNGQVLDRTFITHQEVMDGGTLEFTMGAQPNKELFK; this comes from the coding sequence ATGACAAAATTTATTTCAATTATTGCTGCAGCCGTACTTTTTTTGTCGGCCTGTACCACTCAAACTCAAAAAACTGTTCAGGAAGATCGCCTGACCGATTTCGTCGATCCTTTTATCGGAACTGGGTTTCACGGACATACCTGTCCGGGAGCTGCATATCCGTTCGGACAAATTCAGTTGAGTCCTGATAATGGAACTCAAGGCTGGGACTGGTGTTCCGGCTATCATTATTCCGATAGCATTGTGGCTGGCTTCAGTCATTTGCACCTGAGCGGAACAGGAATCGGCGATTTGGCCGACATTTCTTTTCTGCCGGTTACTTCTGAAGTTACTTTTCAGAAAAATGAAAAAAATGCTGATTTTGTTACCCGTTATGCCGGTAAGTACAGTCACAGTCAGGAAACTGCCAAGCCGGGTTATTATGCTGTAACCTTGAAAAACAATGGTGTAAAAGCTGAATTTACAGTGACCGAACGTGCCGGATTGCACCGTTATTCTTTTCCTGAAGGTGGCGAAAATAACCTGATCATTAACCTTGGATTTGCCATCAACTGGGACAAGCCTTACCAGACTTCGCTTAAAGTTGTGGACGACAAGTTGGTAACTGGTGTTCGCCTGTCGAATGGCTGGGCCAAAGATCAGCATGTTTATTTTGCGGTTCGTTTTTCGTCGCCAATTACTAAATCGGTTATCGAAAATGTTGGTGGCGAAGCTGGTGCTGTAGGCGTTTTCAGTTTTGGCGAAAAACAAGTATTAGCTAAAGTGGGCATTTCTTCGGTTAGCGTTGAAAATGCCATAGCCAATCTGGATGGTTCTTTGGCCGGATGGGATTTTGAAGCAACTGCCAAAGCTGCATCAGATGCCTGGGAAAAAGAACTGGCGAAAATCAAGATTCAGTCGAACGACAAAGATCAGAAAACCATTTTCTATACTTCGCTTTACCACACCATGGTTGCTCCTGCTTTGTTTTCCGATTCAAACGGAGAATTTAAAGGAATAAACGGTGACACACAGAAGGCTTCAGGATACAACCGTTACACCGTATTCTCGTTGTGGGACACTTACCGCGCGTTGCATCCGCTGTTTACTTTAACGCAGCAGGCCCGTGTCAACGACATGGTGAAAACGATGCTCGATCATTATAAACAGACTGGAGTTTTACCTGTTTGGGAACTCGAAGGCAACGAAACATGGTGTATGGTAGCCAATCATTCTATTTCGGTTATTGCTGAAGCTATCCTGAAAGGAATTGGAGATTTCGATTACCAACTAGCTTTTGAAGCCATGAAAGCAACATCAATGGCTGATCGCGATGGAATGGGCTATCACGATAAACTGGGATATATTCCTGCTGATAAAATTCAGCAATCGGTGGCCAAAGCAGAGGAAGTGTGTGTTGACGACTGGGCTGTGGCTGCTGTTGCTCAGAAATTGGGAAAAACCGAAGACGCTGCTTATTTTGCCAAGCGTGCACTGAATTACAAAAACTACTTCGATAAAGAAACCGGTTTTATGCGTGGAAAGCTAAGCAATGGTCAGTGGACAACACCATTTGATCCGGCATTCTCGAAACACGAAGGAAGCGATTATACCGAAGGAAACGCATGGCAATATTTGTGGCTGGCTCCACAGGATGTAAACGGATTGATTGAGTTGCTTGGCGGCAAAGACGCATTTGCCGATAAACTTGACCAACTTTTCGTGGTTGCTGAAGGTGTAAAAGGTGCGGAAGCTTCTCCTGATATTTCAGGATTGATTGGAAGTTACGCGCATGGTAACGAACCTGGTCATCACACCACTTTTCTGTTCAATTATGCCGGACGTGCATGGCGAACTCAGGAACTGAACCGCCAGATTCAGGAAACGATGTACACCACCAAACCTGATGGTTTATGCGGAAACGAAGATTGCGGACAAATGTCGGCCTGGTATGTGTTCAGCGCGATGGGTTTCTATCCGGTGAATCCTTCGGAATTGAAATACCAGTTTGGTTCGCCAATCGTTCAGGAAGCCAAATTGGAAGTTGCTTCGGGTAAGTTCTTTACCATGAAAGCTCCGTTGGCTTCGAAAGAAAACAAATACATTCAGGAAGTGAAACTGAACGGACAAGTATTGGATCGTACATTCATTACCCATCAGGAAGTGATGGATGGCGGAACTCTTGAATTCACAATGGGCGCTCAGCCGAATAAGGAGTTGTTCAAGTAA
- a CDS encoding triphosphoribosyl-dephospho-CoA synthase produces the protein MLKARDQRAFLKAQIAQKGLPSLSLSLNVPGFPKSNSTVGSFFRSCLRDLKNTFVAHRIDIHEKEAIEICDTAGDFYLIPFSIDDFGLNEIKQICEDFEENHPLGRFVDVDLNDQQGNTVSSGKSKLCFFCREKPAIECRRENAHSFDELRTFMFSEMAVFLGCQRKKQIIKKLASLAQQAILAEIALTPKPGLVDRHSSGSHSDMNYQMFVDSTEAISFGFDELVREGFAFQNDDLTKALPRLRDIGLQMESAMFEATGNVNTQKGVIFLMGLSLFACGKLFSQSDRFQVGEFRNIIRGICKDMVRNEMGNPSGKSHGEKVFLKYGFSGARGEAESGFATVFDFGLPEIIQEKQLNDESMTKCLLAIAANNNDTNILFRSNTEVLNRFKNLCRIALDDFNPANYDALADVCKQENISPGGSADLLAVTTFVWSVIQADKQKHFTF, from the coding sequence ATATTAAAAGCCCGCGATCAGCGGGCTTTTCTGAAAGCACAAATTGCTCAGAAAGGCTTGCCCAGCTTAAGTTTAAGCCTGAATGTTCCCGGTTTTCCCAAAAGTAATTCAACTGTGGGTTCTTTCTTTCGATCTTGCTTACGCGATTTGAAAAATACTTTTGTAGCTCACCGGATTGATATTCATGAAAAAGAAGCTATTGAAATATGCGATACTGCCGGAGATTTTTACCTGATTCCTTTTTCAATCGACGATTTCGGTCTGAATGAGATCAAACAAATCTGCGAAGACTTTGAAGAGAACCATCCTTTGGGACGATTCGTTGATGTGGATTTGAATGATCAACAAGGAAATACGGTTTCCTCCGGAAAATCGAAATTGTGCTTTTTTTGCCGTGAAAAACCAGCCATCGAATGTCGGCGTGAAAATGCCCACAGTTTCGACGAATTAAGAACGTTCATGTTTTCTGAAATGGCTGTATTTCTTGGATGTCAGCGAAAAAAACAGATCATTAAGAAACTCGCTTCACTGGCACAGCAGGCGATTCTGGCGGAGATTGCGCTCACTCCCAAGCCCGGATTGGTCGATCGGCATAGCTCCGGAAGCCATTCTGATATGAATTACCAGATGTTTGTTGATTCCACTGAAGCTATTTCTTTCGGATTTGATGAGTTGGTGCGCGAAGGTTTTGCTTTTCAGAATGACGATTTAACAAAGGCCTTGCCACGACTTCGCGACATCGGTTTGCAAATGGAATCGGCGATGTTTGAGGCAACCGGAAATGTCAATACGCAAAAAGGCGTTATCTTTTTGATGGGACTTTCTTTGTTTGCCTGCGGAAAGTTGTTCAGCCAAAGCGATCGGTTTCAGGTCGGAGAATTCAGGAATATCATCAGAGGAATTTGTAAAGATATGGTTCGGAATGAAATGGGTAATCCTTCAGGGAAAAGCCATGGAGAAAAAGTATTCCTGAAGTATGGTTTCAGTGGAGCGCGAGGTGAGGCTGAAAGCGGATTTGCAACGGTTTTTGATTTTGGTTTGCCCGAAATCATTCAGGAAAAACAGCTCAATGATGAATCGATGACTAAATGTTTGCTGGCTATTGCGGCAAATAACAACGATACAAATATCCTTTTCAGGAGTAATACTGAAGTTTTGAATCGGTTTAAAAACCTTTGCCGAATTGCTTTGGATGATTTCAATCCGGCAAATTATGATGCTCTGGCTGATGTTTGCAAACAGGAAAATATTTCTCCCGGAGGCTCGGCTGATTTGCTTGCAGTGACTACTTTTGTCTGGTCGGTTATTCAGGCCGACAAACAAAAGCATTTTACCTTTTAG
- the citD gene encoding citrate lyase acyl carrier protein, with product MKPKIAAQSGTFESSDVIFLIEPRPDNSGRKLEISSTVMQQFGANFNRIIVEMLDQYDMTDIHLIAKDKGALEPTIKARLETAIKRSLDEQEGTLK from the coding sequence ATGAAGCCAAAAATAGCCGCACAGTCTGGCACCTTCGAATCAAGTGATGTCATTTTTCTTATCGAACCACGTCCTGATAATTCGGGCCGTAAGTTGGAGATATCGTCTACCGTTATGCAACAGTTTGGAGCCAATTTTAACCGGATTATCGTTGAAATGCTGGATCAATACGATATGACAGATATTCACTTGATTGCAAAAGACAAAGGAGCATTGGAGCCCACCATTAAAGCCCGTCTCGAAACAGCCATCAAGCGCTCGCTCGACGAACAGGAAGGAACATTAAAATAA
- a CDS encoding 4-alpha-glucanotransferase, giving the protein MKITLTIHYQTIPGQEIYISGSSRLFGQWDVSQAQKMSYQGNGFWKISVKTNQKSGRIEYKYLMKADSGYEVWEWGSNHFIDIKNEAIKELIIDDLWRNPPAEEKALFTSSFSKVIMNPGSNREAVSEIQANQVLQFKIEVPRITSDYKVCILGNQDQLGNWDRKKAFVLECSNDFPLWTGQLNAAELKFPLQYKYGIWDMIKKEVVTLEDGHDRQLPEISMTNSSSIYIKTDSHFRFPLGLWKGAGVSVPVFSLRSENSFGVGEFNDLFDFIDWAKQTGLKMVQILPVNETIASHNWLDSYPYKSISVMALHPIYLNLDNIGPLNDEKLMAEFAEQQKLLNKNSEVDYPEVLRHKSRYYKLIFDQDGAKLFKSNDFKQFFKTNKEWLVPYAAFVYLRDKYKSPDFRNWGEYSIYNPAKIEKLCSPKSYAWEDIAVHYFIQYHLDKQLKEAANYARKNGIILKGDIPIGISPNSVEAWTEPHLFNLSAQAGAPPDDFAVKGQNWGFPTYNWEEMAKDGYQWWIKRMQKMTDYFDTYRIDHILGFFRIWEVPTNAVEALLGHFNPALPLSTKEISHYGLYFNHERFSKPYIRHHLLKPLFGESTETVIHEFLDDLGHGHYKLKDEFNTQQKINQHFLKNIEEEDLDDQNRKIRDGLFDLVANVLFVSTGEDQWHPRISMQKTSSYAELDDWTKEQLNNLYVDYFYKRHENFWYRKGMEKLPVIVAVGNMLVCGEDLGMIPDCVPKAMSELGILSLEIQRMPKNPTIKFAHPADAPYLSVCTTSTHDMSTIRGWWEEDREKTQQFHNLELGNAGLAPYFAEPWICQQIITQHLYSPAMWVTIPIQDLISMDSKFRWEKTQAEQINYPSNVRHKWRFRMKQSIEDLKKADEFNNLLKELIKASGRNSDY; this is encoded by the coding sequence ATGAAAATTACATTAACCATTCATTATCAAACCATCCCCGGACAAGAGATTTACATTTCCGGATCGTCCAGGTTATTCGGGCAGTGGGATGTGAGCCAGGCTCAAAAAATGAGTTATCAAGGAAATGGATTTTGGAAAATTTCAGTAAAAACAAATCAAAAATCGGGTCGAATCGAATATAAATACCTGATGAAAGCAGATTCGGGTTACGAAGTCTGGGAATGGGGGAGCAATCATTTCATTGACATTAAAAATGAAGCAATCAAAGAATTGATTATCGACGATTTGTGGCGCAATCCGCCAGCCGAAGAAAAAGCTTTGTTTACTTCTTCCTTTTCAAAGGTAATCATGAACCCGGGAAGCAACCGGGAAGCAGTTTCGGAGATTCAAGCCAATCAAGTTCTTCAGTTTAAAATTGAAGTTCCCCGAATCACGTCCGATTACAAAGTTTGCATTTTAGGAAATCAGGATCAGTTGGGAAATTGGGATCGAAAAAAAGCATTTGTTCTGGAATGTAGCAACGATTTTCCGCTTTGGACCGGACAATTGAATGCTGCGGAATTGAAATTTCCGCTCCAATACAAATACGGAATTTGGGATATGATAAAAAAGGAAGTAGTTACCCTGGAAGATGGGCACGACCGACAACTGCCCGAAATTTCAATGACCAATTCGTCATCTATTTACATCAAGACCGATTCTCATTTCCGGTTTCCGTTGGGATTGTGGAAAGGTGCTGGTGTAAGTGTCCCTGTATTTTCGCTCCGGAGTGAAAACAGTTTTGGGGTAGGTGAATTTAATGACCTGTTCGATTTTATTGACTGGGCTAAACAAACCGGCCTAAAGATGGTGCAGATTCTTCCGGTAAACGAAACCATTGCGTCGCACAACTGGCTCGATTCTTATCCGTACAAGTCGATTTCGGTGATGGCTCTTCACCCCATTTACCTGAATCTGGATAATATTGGCCCACTGAACGATGAAAAGCTAATGGCCGAGTTTGCCGAGCAGCAAAAATTGCTCAATAAGAATTCTGAAGTCGATTATCCTGAAGTACTGCGACACAAATCGCGCTATTACAAGCTTATTTTCGATCAGGATGGAGCAAAATTGTTCAAATCGAATGACTTTAAACAGTTCTTCAAGACCAATAAAGAATGGCTTGTGCCTTATGCTGCTTTTGTTTACCTGCGCGACAAATACAAATCGCCCGATTTCCGCAATTGGGGCGAATACAGCATCTACAATCCGGCAAAAATCGAAAAACTCTGTTCCCCCAAATCGTATGCATGGGAAGACATTGCCGTCCATTATTTCATTCAATATCATCTGGATAAACAGCTTAAGGAAGCTGCAAACTATGCCCGAAAAAATGGAATTATCCTGAAAGGCGACATTCCGATCGGGATTAGCCCAAATAGCGTGGAAGCCTGGACTGAACCCCATTTATTTAACCTCAGTGCGCAAGCCGGTGCGCCACCCGATGATTTTGCCGTGAAGGGACAAAACTGGGGTTTCCCAACCTACAACTGGGAAGAAATGGCCAAAGATGGTTATCAATGGTGGATCAAGCGAATGCAAAAAATGACCGACTATTTCGACACCTACCGGATTGATCATATTCTGGGTTTCTTCCGAATTTGGGAAGTACCGACCAATGCCGTTGAAGCTTTGCTCGGTCATTTTAATCCTGCGCTACCTTTATCAACAAAGGAAATCAGTCACTATGGTCTATATTTTAACCACGAGCGCTTTTCGAAACCATACATTCGGCACCACCTCCTGAAACCCTTATTTGGAGAATCAACAGAAACAGTTATTCACGAATTTCTGGACGATTTGGGACACGGGCATTATAAATTGAAAGATGAATTTAATACCCAGCAAAAAATCAATCAGCACTTCCTGAAGAACATTGAAGAAGAGGATTTGGACGATCAAAACCGTAAAATCAGGGATGGATTGTTTGATTTGGTAGCCAATGTTTTGTTTGTATCCACCGGCGAGGACCAATGGCATCCGCGTATTTCGATGCAAAAAACCAGTTCGTATGCCGAATTGGACGACTGGACAAAAGAGCAGTTGAATAATCTATACGTCGATTACTTTTACAAACGGCACGAGAATTTCTGGTATCGAAAAGGAATGGAGAAACTGCCAGTAATTGTTGCGGTGGGCAATATGTTGGTTTGTGGCGAAGATTTGGGAATGATTCCGGACTGTGTGCCAAAAGCCATGTCGGAATTGGGTATTTTGAGTCTGGAAATCCAGCGAATGCCGAAAAACCCAACAATAAAATTTGCCCATCCGGCAGATGCTCCGTATTTGTCGGTTTGCACCACCTCCACTCACGACATGTCAACCATTCGCGGATGGTGGGAAGAAGACCGGGAAAAGACCCAACAGTTTCATAACCTTGAACTGGGAAATGCCGGACTGGCACCTTACTTTGCTGAGCCATGGATTTGTCAGCAAATCATTACCCAACATCTATATTCACCTGCAATGTGGGTAACTATCCCAATTCAGGATTTAATTTCGATGGACAGTAAATTCAGATGGGAGAAAACTCAGGCAGAGCAGATCAATTACCCAAGTAATGTGCGCCACAAATGGCGATTCCGAATGAAACAAAGCATTGAAGATTTAAAAAAAGCCGACGAATTCAACAACCTATTGAAAGAACTCATTAAAGCTTCGGGAAGGAATTCGGATTATTGA
- the citC gene encoding [citrate (pro-3S)-lyase] ligase: protein MTFEDTDFRQETLDLDNPFDLKLVKDFLARLGFEFDPAEVECTMIVYNLKGDLVGTGSHMGRILKYVAVAPTFRDTTAFALIVSYMTEKLLKIYKHTFVFTRPENSVRFRGLGYTEIASAEPLFSVLEFGFESITTYQDYLKALKIPTESPNVAAMVVNCNPFTNGHKFLIEKAASENEVVYLFVVEEDRSAFPFKVRWELIRKGIEHLQNVVMVRGGMYIVSGAIFPSYFLKKELVSDVMQKQAELDVKIFSKYVVPILGIKKRYVGTENYCKVTGAYNQAMKSILPSFGVEVVEITRKAVGSGADHLPDYISASKVRKAIKHDKLPEIIDFLPDSTREFLFSDESLEIRQKIKVSTGRH, encoded by the coding sequence ATGACATTTGAAGATACCGATTTTCGTCAGGAGACACTTGATCTGGATAATCCTTTTGATCTTAAACTGGTTAAGGATTTTCTGGCCCGACTCGGATTTGAGTTTGATCCGGCGGAGGTGGAATGCACCATGATTGTGTATAACCTGAAAGGCGATTTGGTGGGAACCGGCTCACACATGGGGCGAATTTTGAAATATGTTGCTGTTGCCCCAACGTTTCGTGATACCACTGCTTTTGCCCTGATTGTTAGTTACATGACAGAAAAGCTCCTGAAAATTTACAAGCATACTTTTGTTTTTACACGCCCTGAGAATTCAGTTCGGTTTCGTGGATTGGGCTATACCGAAATTGCATCGGCTGAACCTCTTTTTTCGGTACTTGAATTCGGATTCGAATCGATAACAACTTATCAGGATTACCTGAAAGCCTTGAAAATACCGACCGAATCCCCGAATGTGGCTGCTATGGTGGTCAATTGCAACCCATTTACCAACGGACATAAATTCCTGATCGAAAAGGCTGCTTCGGAGAATGAAGTTGTCTATTTGTTTGTAGTAGAAGAAGATCGTTCAGCTTTTCCGTTTAAAGTACGTTGGGAGCTGATCCGCAAAGGGATTGAACATCTTCAGAATGTGGTGATGGTTCGCGGTGGAATGTACATTGTTTCTGGAGCCATTTTCCCATCTTATTTCCTTAAAAAAGAATTGGTTAGCGATGTAATGCAAAAACAGGCAGAACTGGATGTCAAAATTTTTTCTAAGTACGTTGTGCCAATTCTGGGGATCAAAAAGCGCTACGTTGGTACCGAAAATTACTGCAAAGTTACCGGTGCATACAACCAGGCGATGAAATCAATACTTCCATCTTTTGGTGTAGAGGTTGTCGAAATCACTCGAAAAGCTGTGGGTTCGGGAGCCGATCACTTACCTGATTACATTAGCGCTTCCAAAGTTCGCAAGGCCATCAAACACGATAAATTGCCTGAAATCATTGATTTTCTTCCTGACTCAACCCGTGAGTTCCTTTTTTCTGACGAATCACTCGAAATCCGTCAGAAAATAAAGGTAAGTACTGGAAGACATTAG